One window of the Crassaminicella thermophila genome contains the following:
- a CDS encoding spore germination protein: MFRILKDTILGVNNKKQPNRTKDIELTKSLEKNISEFKRIFKGNETVIFRNIESNQWDIKCCIIFIDGMINKSDLHKNVIYPIMNSIPPQKADKQNILEVLEKKIINASDIKNEKDANEMIMAILYGNAVLLLDGFSGGLVIDVKGWEQRAITEPSVEQVVRGPREGFTETIMTNLTLIRRKILSADLKFQFKEIGVRTKTKICVCYIEGLANEKIIKEVHKRLDDIQIDSILESGYIEELIQDAPLSPFPTISHTERPDIVAANLLEGRIAIVVDGTPTVLTLPCLFVEYFQANEDYYNTFIYASINRLIKFFGFFLTTSIPAIYVALATFHQEMIPTPLILSISASREGVPFPTIVEAIIMLLAFEILREGGIRLPAPIGATIGFVGAIILGQAAVQARFVSAPIVILIALTGISQFLAPKMIGPAIIVRFIFLFLSAFLGLYGYIFGVIGLFIHLMSLRSFGVPYMISIGSIKMQDIKDTAIRAPWWYMYYRPKLIGQKNPIRKKDSQIPEKR; this comes from the coding sequence ATGTTTAGAATATTAAAAGACACAATTTTAGGTGTTAATAATAAAAAACAGCCAAATAGAACGAAAGATATAGAATTGACAAAATCTCTTGAAAAGAACATAAGTGAATTTAAAAGAATATTTAAAGGAAATGAAACGGTTATATTTCGAAATATAGAAAGTAATCAGTGGGATATAAAATGCTGCATTATTTTTATTGATGGAATGATAAATAAATCAGATTTGCACAAAAACGTAATTTATCCAATTATGAACAGCATACCTCCTCAAAAAGCAGATAAACAAAATATTTTAGAAGTATTAGAAAAGAAGATAATCAATGCTTCAGACATAAAAAATGAAAAAGATGCAAATGAAATGATTATGGCTATTTTATATGGAAATGCAGTCCTTTTATTAGATGGTTTTAGTGGGGGGTTAGTTATAGACGTAAAAGGCTGGGAACAAAGAGCTATAACAGAACCTTCTGTAGAGCAAGTTGTTCGAGGTCCGAGAGAAGGTTTTACAGAGACTATAATGACAAATTTAACACTAATTCGAAGGAAAATATTAAGTGCAGATTTAAAATTTCAATTTAAGGAAATTGGTGTAAGAACAAAAACAAAGATATGTGTATGTTATATAGAAGGATTGGCAAATGAAAAAATTATTAAAGAAGTTCATAAAAGATTAGATGATATTCAAATTGATTCAATACTTGAATCTGGTTATATAGAAGAATTAATACAGGATGCTCCATTATCTCCATTTCCTACGATTAGTCATACAGAAAGACCAGATATTGTTGCTGCAAATTTACTAGAGGGAAGAATTGCAATAGTAGTAGATGGTACACCAACTGTTTTAACTTTGCCTTGTCTGTTTGTTGAATACTTTCAAGCAAATGAGGATTATTATAATACATTCATATATGCTTCAATTAATAGGTTGATTAAATTCTTTGGTTTCTTTTTAACAACAAGCATACCTGCTATTTATGTTGCGCTTGCAACATTTCATCAAGAAATGATTCCAACCCCTCTTATATTAAGTATTTCAGCGTCGAGAGAAGGAGTGCCATTCCCTACAATAGTAGAGGCTATTATAATGCTTTTGGCATTTGAAATATTAAGAGAAGGTGGGATAAGATTACCAGCTCCTATTGGTGCAACAATCGGTTTTGTAGGTGCCATTATATTAGGACAGGCTGCTGTACAAGCAAGATTTGTCAGTGCACCAATTGTAATATTGATAGCTTTGACAGGAATTTCACAGTTTTTAGCACCTAAAATGATAGGACCAGCTATTATTGTTAGGTTTATATTCTTATTTCTTTCAGCATTTTTAGGATTGTATGGTTATATATTTGGGGTTATTGGTTTGTTTATTCATCTTATGTCATTAAGATCATTTGGAGTACCTTATATGATATCTATTGGATCTATTAAGATGCAGGATATAAAGGATACAGCTATTAGAGCTCCATGGTGGTATATGTACTATCGGCCAAAGCTTATAGGGCAAAAGAATCCTATTCGTAAGAAAGATTCTCAAATTCCTGAAAAGAGGTAA
- a CDS encoding Ger(x)C family spore germination protein, which translates to MKKIIFIFIILIQVVITSGCWNYKEINDVSIAAGIAVDYDKEKDKVISTTEIVYPMVTNGETKIQPEVIKAEGRNIFESIRNMIPLTGKKVFWAHAKVIIISEEVAKNEDILISLIDFAKRDAEYRDDIWVILSKEKTAGEILKTDVMIQDIVSFQLEDILKNEKGVEKYHSVPLWKFADDLSSEGIEPTLPTVGIASYKDKKIAQMYGTGVFKGAKLVGWLNGDETKSFLFIMGKINGGVIIVNKDTSKRPVRIGLEIFKNKTKIKSIYEDGEIKIKINTKTTVNINELESQIDFISEQGRSIVKKEAEKLMENKIKNLIKKVQKEYDSDIFGFGSVIEREHPEIWKEIKNDWDKIFRDLKIEVKSEIKIRGSALRSKPIKVGS; encoded by the coding sequence ATGAAGAAGATAATATTTATCTTTATAATTCTTATCCAAGTAGTCATTACTTCTGGCTGTTGGAATTATAAAGAAATCAATGATGTTTCAATAGCAGCAGGAATAGCAGTAGATTACGATAAGGAAAAAGATAAGGTTATTTCAACAACAGAAATAGTTTATCCTATGGTTACAAATGGAGAAACTAAAATTCAACCTGAAGTCATTAAAGCTGAAGGAAGAAACATTTTTGAATCAATAAGAAATATGATTCCATTAACAGGGAAAAAAGTATTCTGGGCTCATGCAAAGGTAATTATTATTAGTGAAGAAGTAGCAAAAAATGAGGATATACTTATAAGTCTTATTGATTTTGCAAAAAGAGATGCAGAGTACAGAGATGATATATGGGTAATTCTCTCAAAAGAAAAAACAGCAGGTGAGATTTTAAAAACGGATGTTATGATACAAGATATTGTTTCTTTTCAACTAGAGGATATATTAAAAAATGAGAAAGGGGTAGAAAAATATCACTCTGTTCCATTATGGAAATTTGCAGATGATTTATCTTCTGAAGGGATTGAACCAACACTTCCAACGGTTGGTATAGCTTCCTATAAAGATAAAAAAATTGCCCAAATGTATGGAACAGGTGTTTTTAAAGGAGCTAAATTAGTAGGATGGCTTAATGGAGATGAAACTAAAAGCTTTCTATTTATTATGGGTAAAATAAACGGAGGTGTGATTATTGTAAATAAAGATACCTCAAAGAGGCCTGTAAGAATAGGTTTAGAAATTTTTAAGAATAAGACAAAAATAAAATCTATATATGAAGATGGAGAAATAAAAATAAAAATAAATACCAAAACAACTGTAAATATAAATGAATTGGAAAGCCAAATAGATTTTATAAGTGAACAAGGAAGAAGTATAGTAAAAAAAGAAGCTGAGAAATTAATGGAAAATAAAATAAAAAACCTCATAAAAAAAGTACAAAAAGAATATGATAGTGATATTTTTGGATTTGGTTCTGTTATTGAGCGAGAACATCCGGAAATTTGGAAAGAAATAAAGAATGATTGGGACAAGATTTTTAGAGATTTAAAAATAGAAGTTAAATCAGAAATAAAGATTAGAGGAAGTGCATTACGATCAAAACCAATTAAGGTGGGAAGTTGA
- a CDS encoding Ger(x)C family spore germination protein — protein sequence MKKKIFLFMICINIFFLSGCWNYKDIDEIRLVAGMAIDYDEKKNEYITTIEIINPASKKESQMSGELYVSRGKLPFDGVRDIIMKTGRKLYWAHAKVIIVSQNIAKKNIISLLDYVYRDAEFREDMRIIVSKEKTAREILELHKEEKIHPVIGIYLDDVIESEKSISKYHCAQIWKFIKDLYDEGISPTLPVIRNISDGEKVQPYVGGLAVFKGDKMVGWLDEFEAQAFLWVIDHVYGGLVIVESKMKDKPTKITLEILNNKTKVKPIYKEGELVMKIDIETDVMIGEIGGTDDFIGKEGRNILKKDAQKQIKTHIEKVIKKVQKEYDSDIFRFSKSIKKEMPNLWKKIKPNWDEFFRGLKTEVNVVVNIKGSALQLKPLKVAK from the coding sequence ATGAAGAAAAAAATATTTCTCTTTATGATATGCATAAATATATTTTTTCTTTCAGGATGCTGGAACTATAAAGATATTGATGAAATAAGATTAGTAGCAGGGATGGCAATAGACTATGATGAAAAGAAAAATGAGTATATTACTACTATTGAGATTATTAACCCAGCATCCAAAAAAGAATCTCAAATGAGTGGAGAATTGTATGTAAGCCGAGGGAAACTACCTTTTGATGGTGTAAGAGATATTATTATGAAAACAGGACGAAAATTATATTGGGCACATGCAAAAGTTATTATTGTAAGCCAAAATATTGCTAAAAAAAATATCATATCCCTTCTAGATTATGTATACAGAGATGCAGAATTTAGAGAGGATATGAGGATTATAGTTTCAAAGGAAAAAACTGCAAGAGAGATACTAGAATTACATAAAGAAGAAAAGATTCATCCTGTTATAGGGATTTATTTAGATGATGTAATAGAATCTGAAAAGAGTATATCTAAATATCATTGTGCACAAATATGGAAATTCATAAAAGATTTATATGATGAAGGAATATCTCCAACCCTACCTGTTATAAGGAATATATCAGATGGGGAAAAAGTTCAACCTTATGTAGGAGGTCTAGCTGTTTTTAAAGGAGATAAAATGGTAGGGTGGCTTGATGAATTTGAAGCACAAGCCTTTTTATGGGTGATTGATCATGTATATGGAGGCTTAGTAATTGTAGAATCGAAAATGAAAGATAAACCTACTAAAATTACATTAGAAATCCTTAATAATAAGACAAAGGTAAAGCCTATATATAAAGAAGGTGAGCTTGTTATGAAAATAGATATTGAAACTGATGTGATGATAGGAGAAATAGGAGGAACAGATGATTTTATTGGGAAAGAAGGAAGAAACATATTAAAAAAAGATGCACAAAAACAAATAAAAACACATATTGAAAAAGTTATAAAAAAAGTACAGAAAGAGTATGACAGTGATATTTTTAGGTTTAGTAAAAGTATAAAAAAAGAAATGCCTAATTTATGGAAAAAAATAAAACCCAATTGGGATGAGTTTTTTAGGGGTTTAAAGACAGAAGTGAATGTAGTTGTAAATATTAAAGGCAGTGCATTGCAATTAAAACCACTTAAAGTAGCCAAATAA